ACTCCCCCTTCAGATTTCAGATGAGAACCAGAACCCTCCCTCCAAGACGCACGAGCTCACACTCCCGATGGACGCAGTAGAGAAGCTGGCTGGTCAAATGAGATGGTCGGTAATTCTCTCCCACAGCTGCCAAGGCCatgcctacctacctacctacgctACAACCTGTGGATGTCCCTTAGTCCAAGGACAAGAGGCACGAGGGTAGGCGTTGCGGCGGGTCTATGAAGCTTAGTCTCCGATTGCGACTTTGTCTTTGGGGTCGAATTGAGGAACCCAGAGAGAGGCACGAGACATGTGCTCAACGTACCGTTGGTCGAAAGAAAAACTCACCGGCTCGCTCTTACACCACCGGGTCCTTCACCAGTGAGCCGCGTTTCCGTGCACTTGTACGAAACGTCCCGGAACCCGTGGGAAATCCCACCTTTCTTCCCCAGCCTCGCGTGCCTGGGCAAAACGTGCCTCTTGTCTGTATCTGTCATTGATGGAGCTGACGTCCCGGTGTTTGAGGTTGATTCGCAGAGCTGAAAGGAGGGTTTGAGCCTACTCGACTcgtacacacacacacacacgacCTATCCGTCCCTACGCAGTAGCTATACTGGACCGATGACGAACCGGGCCCCTGTCCTCTTGTAAAGTGAGCACGTGGGCAACTCTTCTCCTTCAAAGTTGGCCCTTCACATCTTTTCCACCCCTACGACCACGTGAGTTCGCCCACTCACTCGCACGCGCGCTCTGTTGATGAACCTCCCACTCCGACTCGGGCGGCGTACACAGTAAATTCCCCGTTGACCCATCGCCCGTATCGCGGGATATCCCACTTTCGACTCCCATCTTCGTGCGGATTCGATAATTGCCTCAGCCGTTACCGGAATAGTCAAATGCAGAAAAAAGAGGCCGCCTACCGCATCTTCCATGAGGGAAATTCCCCAAACGATGTGCAAAAGCTACCCTGCGTGCCCTTACGTCCAAAGTGAGCCGCATAGCCGCCAGCTACCTCAGGTCATGATCCGGATTCCCTCTTTCTGTCTTCTATCCCTCCCACGGCCTCCGCTGCATCatccctccttctccttctgcTTCAAGTGTAGTGGGAGGTAAGCAGGCATAAACAGGCAAAACCGGGGACCCAGAAACTCTATAAAAGAGGAGCCAACCGGCAGCTTTATGTACATACATACGCCAGTTGGCTGTTCTCCAAGCACCCAACTTGGGGCTAGCGGCCGGAAACCAAACCCTTGACCCGCTGCGTGCTATACATTGGTGGGGGGAGATCCAGCAAGAAGCTTGGTTCATGTCACCGCCCCTCCACCTCCATCTTTGCGACCTTCATCCGTTTTCTTGGGTTCACGAACGCGCACGTGACAGTTCAGTATAGCCTTTCGAGAATAAGAGCTCGATTGGATGCCTTTATTGAGCTTCCTGGGTCAAGTTGACGGCACAATTGTTTCACTTACACGCCGGACCTGAGAAGCAATCATGCTTAGGCTAGACAGCACCAGAGCCGCCACATCACCACACGTCCGGGAAGTTGGACTTGATGCGACCTAGGATTGTTTTATCTCATTGAGGTGTGCTGATTAAACAGACTCGATACTTTCATTTTAGACCGTAGAAAATGCTCGTAAATGCTTCACTCATGTCGTGACGAGTCCCAAAAGAACCCAGATATCCCATACCGTCGCCCAAATTTGACAGAACCGGAAAGGAAAAGACTCCATCACAACGTACATCTCTTCCTCTCCACAATGACACCATTTTAAACCTCGTTACTCGGGTACGCAACCTTGGTCGTGGCCGCAAACTCCTCCTTGATACTCCTCAAGCTCACAAACCGGCTCAGCAAGTTCTGGCTGCCCGCCTTGTCGTTCGTCCCGCTCGCCCGGCCGCCGCCAAACGGCTGCTGGCCCACCACGGCGCCCGTGCTCTTGCAGTTGATGTAAAAGTTGCCCGCCGCGTTGCGCAGCTTCTCCtccgccaccaccaccgcggcGCGGTCCTGCGCGAACACGGCGCCCGTGAGGCCGTACTCGCCCGTGCCGTCAATCAGCTCGCACACGTTGGCAAAGGCGTCCGCTGGTGCCGAGGCGTCGTCGTAGGTGTGGATGACGAGCACGGGACCGAAGAGCTCGGTGCTCAGGAGCTTGTGGTTCGCATCCGTGGTGTGGTAGATTGTCGGGTGGACAAAGTAGCCCTTTGACGAATCGTACTTGCCGCCCGCAACGAGCTCGAGAGACGAATCGCTCTTGGCAGCATCAATGACACCCGACAGCTTCTTGAACGAGGCGTCGTGAATGACGGGGCCCATGAAGTTGCCGTGGTCCGTCGGGTCACCAATCTTGATCTTGTTCACCTCGGCAATGAGACCCTCCTTGAACTGCGGCCACAGCGACTTGGGAACGTACGCCCTCGATGTGGCGCTGCACTTTTGGCCCTGGAACTCGAATGCGCCACGGATGGTCTGCTTCACGGCGTTGTCGACGTCGGCGCTCGGGTGGACAAGGTGGAAGTTCTTGCCGCCCGTTTCACCGACGATACGCGGGTACGATGCGTACCGGCCCTCGGCAACGCCCTGGCCGATGGCGCCGTACAGCTTGCGGAAGATAGCAGTGCTTCCAGTGTAGTGGAGGGACGCGAATTTCTTGTGCGACAGCACCTGGTTCGTAATCTCCTCGGGGTTGCCGGGCACGAACTGAATGACATCACGGGGCAGGCCGGCCTCGAGGAGGATGTTGTAGACGAGCCAGTTGGAGGCAATGGCAAAGTCACTCGGTTTCCAGACGACGACGTTGCCGAGCAGCGCGGGGGCACCGGGGAGGTTACCAGCGATAGCGGTGAAGTTGAAGGGGCTGACGGCGTAGACAAAGCCCTCGAGGGCCCTGTACTCTACGCGGTTCCAGACGCCGGGGCTGTTGTGCTGCGGCTGCTGGGCGTAGAGCTCCTCGGCGTACTGAACGTTGAAACGCAGGAAGTCGGCCAGCTCGGCCGCGGCGTCGATCTCGGCTTGCCACGCGTTCTTGCCCTGGCCGATCATGGTGGCGGCCATGATGTCGTAGCGGTATTTGGTGGCGATGAGGTCGGCGGCCTTGAGGAAAATGGCGGCGCGGTCGGCAAAGGGGAGGGACTCCCAGGCGGGCTTGGCTGCGAGAGCCGAGTCGATTGCCTTTGTGACGTCGGAGGGCGAGGCCTGGTGATATGTTGCTACGGTGGTGTTGTGGTCGGCGGGGTTGAGCTGCTTTCTGGTGTCGCCCGTCAAGATCTAGGGGACATTATCAGCTTTACATGGTCGGATTGAGAGCTGTGTAGATGTGTAGGCTCGACTTACCTCTTTACCGCCAACAACGATTGGCACCTCCAAAGGCAGCTTGCTCTGAAGGGTCTTTACTGCGGCATCCAAGCCTTCACGCTGGGCGGAGCCCTTGGCATAGTGGTGCTGTGATAATTGTCAGTCAAGCGCCTCCTCACCAAGCTCCCTCACCAAGCTTTATCCGGCGTTGTAACCTACGTTGGGCTCGTTGGAGATCTTGGGGATCTTAAAGGCAGCAAACGTCGCCATTCTGGTGGATGTCCTCGTCGCAGGAGCGGACAGGCGTGTTGTGAGTCTGGTGGTCGGAACTGCAGAGACGCTGCGTCCAAGGGATGTGATGCGGGAAGAGCTTCGAAGCTGGGAGTTGAGAAGCCCAGTTGCTCGCGTGGACGCCATGATGGGCAGATATGACAGCTTGGTGCTGTGCTGTGTGAACAGTCTCTCTATCGGATCGGACGTGACGGGATGGCGAGGCACACACACGCAGAACAAGTGATGAGCTGTGAGCGATGTGTTGTATGGGTGATGGGCAATTGGTTCGCAGAAGACGGGAGAGCAGGTTACACTCGGGGAAGAAGAGAGCAAACGGCGAACCGACTGGCTATTAAGTTTTTTGTAACGTCAGGAAACGTAATGGGAAAAGAATTTGGACGAGTCGTGAGACACGGAAATTGTTCCCTGCCACTTTCTGCCTACAGATATTGTACCTTCCCAGCAACCACCAGGCACTTGTGAACGTCGGGTGGGCGCGGGTTAAGAATGCGACGAAGCTGCGCGGGCGGAGAGCTTGTGAGGGGCTGCGGGGGCCCTTGGGGGTGGTGAAATCGGGGGTCCCGGTGTCGCTTTGCTCCCGATAAGCATGTCACCAGCACCACCAGCTGCCTATCGCAACCTTGAACAGCTTTGCGGGGAAGACATACAGCCAATCACAGGTGCCAATTGTGCCCTGACCTTGAACTTTTGGGGTCGAGATAGCAGTGCCGCGGCGGAGTTGATCGGCTCAGTGGGCCCGAATAGATAGAGGCAATCAGCTCTCCCGATCCCGATCCCCCAAAGTCGGGATCGGATGGCTGTTCCGACATGGAGACCTTTCGTGTACACATGTCCTATCACAGTCCAAAGGGGTTGGTTACAGAAACGAATTACAGAAACGAATTACAGAAACGAATTACAGAAACGAATTACAGCAATAAAGAAAGCTTTGCA
The Colletotrichum lupini chromosome 6, complete sequence DNA segment above includes these coding regions:
- a CDS encoding delta-1-pyrroline-5-carboxylate dehydrogenase, producing the protein MASTRATGLLNSQLRSSSRITSLGRSVSAVPTTRLTTRLSAPATRTSTRMATFAAFKIPKISNEPNHHYAKGSAQREGLDAAVKTLQSKLPLEVPIVVGGKEILTGDTRKQLNPADHNTTVATYHQASPSDVTKAIDSALAAKPAWESLPFADRAAIFLKAADLIATKYRYDIMAATMIGQGKNAWQAEIDAAAELADFLRFNVQYAEELYAQQPQHNSPGVWNRVEYRALEGFVYAVSPFNFTAIAGNLPGAPALLGNVVVWKPSDFAIASNWLVYNILLEAGLPRDVIQFVPGNPEEITNQVLSHKKFASLHYTGSTAIFRKLYGAIGQGVAEGRYASYPRIVGETGGKNFHLVHPSADVDNAVKQTIRGAFEFQGQKCSATSRAYVPKSLWPQFKEGLIAEVNKIKIGDPTDHGNFMGPVIHDASFKKLSGVIDAAKSDSSLELVAGGKYDSSKGYFVHPTIYHTTDANHKLLSTELFGPVLVIHTYDDASAPADAFANVCELIDGTGEYGLTGAVFAQDRAAVVVAEEKLRNAAGNFYINCKSTGAVVGQQPFGGGRASGTNDKAGSQNLLSRFVSLRSIKEEFAATTKVAYPSNEV